In Peromyscus eremicus chromosome 2, PerEre_H2_v1, whole genome shotgun sequence, a single genomic region encodes these proteins:
- the Xkr8 gene encoding XK-related protein 8, whose translation MPLSLRSSVFLDLVVGVVGTLSFLLDVVADLWAVVQYVLGGRYVWAALVLALLGLSSVQMQLFSWVWLTSDPADLHGSKHSRRFLALLHLLQLGYLYRCLQGLQQVLSMWQQELPSESDIAYADFLTLDISMLRLFENFLESTPQLTLVLAIVLQSGNAEYYQWFGISSSFLGISWALLDYHRALRTCLPSKPRLGWSSSAVYFLWNLLLLGPRIFAVALFSALFPYYMALHFLSLWLVLLFWVWLQGTKFMPNSRSEWLYRVTVAIILYFSWFNVAGGRTRGRSIIHLVFILSDSVLLASTWVTRGTWLPSGTFLQMWLIMGGVCFLLGLTLRVIYYLWLHPHCHWEPDQVDGVRSLLPSKRPKPLYNRRATLLARNFFPKVKAEVSLPEIGDGEEVL comes from the exons ATGCCTTTGTCTCTACGCTCTTCTGTGTTCTTGGACCTGGTCGTGGGCGTGGTGGGCACCCTGTCTTTCCTGCTGGACGTGGTCGCCGACCTGTGGGCCGTCGTCCAGTATGTACTTGGTGGCCGTTACGTGTGGGCCGCGCTGGTGCTGGCGCTGCTGGGCCTCTCCTCGGTGCAGATGCAGCTCTTCAGCTGGGTTTGGCTGACCTCCGACCCCGCGGACCTGCATGGGTCGAAGCACTCCCGTCGTTTCCTGGCGCTGCTGCATTTGTTGCAGCTCGGCTATCTGTACAG GTGCCTGCAAGGGCTGCAGCAGGTGCTGTCCATGTGGCAGCAGGAGCTGCCATCTGAGAGTGACATAGCCTATGCAGACTTCCTCACCCTGGACATCAGCATGCTGCggctctttgagaatttcttggAGTCCACCCCACAGCTCACACTGGTGCTGGCCATCGTGTTGCAGAGTGGCAATGCTGAATATTACCAAT GGTTTGGCATCAGCTCATCCTTCCTGGGCATCTCGTGGGCACTACTGGACTACCACCGGGCCTTGCGTACTTGTCTTCCCTCTAAGCCCCGCCTGGGCTGGAGCTCCTCTGCCGTCTACTTCCTGTGGAACCTGCTGCTGTTGGGGCCCCGAATCTTTGCCGTTGCCCTCTTCTCAGCTCTCTTCCCCTACTACATGGCCCTGCATTTCCTCAGCCTGTGGCTGGTACTCTTGTTCTGGGTCTGGCTTCAAGGCACAAAATTTATGCCAAACTCCAGATCTGAGTGGCTGTACCGGGTGACAGTGGCAATCATCCTTTATTTCTCCTGGTTCAATGTGGCTGGGGGCCGCACCCGAGGCCGGTCTATCATCCATCTGGTCTTCATCCTCAGTGACAGTGTGCTGCTGGCCAGCACCTGGGTGACACGCGGCACCTGGCTGCCCAGTGGGACCTTCTTGCAGATGTGGTTGATTATGGGAGGAGTCTGCTTCCTCCTGGGACTGACTTTGCGTGTGATCTACTACCTCTGGTTGCACCCTCACTGCCACTGGGAACCTGACCAAGTGGATGGGGTCCGAAGTCTCCTTCCTTCAAAACGGCCTAAGCCGCTTTATAACAGGCGCGCCACTCTGTTAGCACGCAACTTCTTCCCCAAGGTCAAAGCAGAGGTTTCTCTGCCAGAGATTGGAGATGGGGAAGAAGTCCTTTGA